Genomic window (Chloroflexota bacterium):
GAGATGGAGCGGTCGCCGTCCCTTGATGAATACAAAGATGGGATGCCCGAGCGCCTGCCGGATCCCTCGGCGCGGCGGAGGCGGGCGTGGATCGCCATCGCCGTTCTGGCGGCGCTGGCGCTGGTCTTTGGCATGCTCAACCTGGCGCGGAGCGGGGCGTTTGCCCGTGTCGCCGGGGTGGGCGGCGTCAAAGGTGTGGTGGTGGACGAGACGGGCCAGCCGCTGTCGGCCGAGGTCTTCGTGCTGGGGACCAATCTGTCTGCGGAGACCGACGCGAGTGGATACTTTGAGATTCAAGGCGTGCCCGCGGGCAACCAGACGCTGGTGATCGGCTACCTGGCTCAGGGCACCGAGGTGCCCGTGCGTGTGGCGGGCGGTGAGACCCGCGACCTGGGCCAGGTTCGGGTGTCCACCGCCGAGCAGCGGGACCGGCTCCTGGCCGTGGAGGGTGGGCAGTAGCGGTGTGTCGTCGCGCCCGCGCGGGGGCATAGGGGCGACCCGCGGGTTGCCCCTACAGGCGGACATGCGCCTGCAGGGGTGAACCCCTCACATCCCCCTGTCCCCCTTCTCTCCCCGCCTGCGGGGAGAGAAGGGGGTGGCGTGGGCGCGGGGGTGGGCGTGTTCGCGTGTAGGGGGCAACGCATGCGTTG
Coding sequences:
- a CDS encoding carboxypeptidase-like regulatory domain-containing protein, with amino-acid sequence MERSPSLDEYKDGMPERLPDPSARRRRAWIAIAVLAALALVFGMLNLARSGAFARVAGVGGVKGVVVDETGQPLSAEVFVLGTNLSAETDASGYFEIQGVPAGNQTLVIGYLAQGTEVPVRVAGGETRDLGQVRVSTAEQRDRLLAVEGGQ